The proteins below are encoded in one region of Streptomyces ficellus:
- a CDS encoding maleate cis-trans isomerase family protein, producing the protein MDVSFLGGPAPQHGVGVVAPFDFALDRELWRWVPGDVSLRLTRTPYVPVEVSLDLARLVSEHETLTDAVRALSAAEPEVVAYACASGSFVGGLAGERAMSAAMTRAGDVASVTTSGALLEALAELGARRVALVTPYTESVTRALEDYLREAGAAVTGRAFLGLTRHIWKVPYRAVADMARRAVTGAADALFISCTNLPTYDVIPQLEAELRMPVLSANQVTVWAALRRIGARAVGPYQALLMDRPAPGPAAVSPDVAVEPEGQEGVT; encoded by the coding sequence ATGGACGTCTCCTTCCTCGGCGGACCGGCGCCCCAGCACGGCGTCGGCGTCGTCGCCCCGTTCGACTTCGCACTCGACCGTGAGCTGTGGCGCTGGGTGCCCGGTGACGTGTCGCTGCGCCTGACCCGCACGCCGTACGTCCCCGTCGAGGTCTCGCTCGACCTCGCCCGGCTGGTCAGCGAGCACGAGACGCTCACCGACGCCGTACGGGCCCTGTCGGCAGCCGAGCCGGAGGTCGTCGCCTACGCCTGCGCCTCCGGCAGCTTCGTCGGCGGCCTCGCGGGGGAGCGGGCCATGAGCGCCGCGATGACCCGGGCGGGTGACGTCGCCTCGGTGACCACCTCCGGGGCGCTCCTGGAGGCCCTGGCCGAGCTGGGCGCACGCCGGGTCGCGCTCGTCACCCCCTACACCGAGTCCGTCACCCGCGCCCTGGAGGACTATCTCCGGGAAGCCGGGGCAGCCGTCACGGGGCGGGCCTTCCTCGGGCTGACCAGACACATCTGGAAGGTGCCCTACCGCGCGGTGGCCGACATGGCGCGGCGGGCGGTGACCGGCGCGGCCGACGCGCTGTTCATCTCCTGCACGAACCTGCCCACGTACGACGTGATCCCGCAGCTGGAGGCGGAGCTGAGGATGCCGGTGCTGTCCGCGAACCAGGTCACCGTGTGGGCGGCGCTGCGCCGGATCGGCGCGCGTGCCGTGGGCCCGTACCAGGCGCTGCTGATGGACCGGCCCGCCCCGGGCCCGGCGGCGGTGTCACCTGACGTGGCGGTGGAACCCGAAGGACAGGAGGGCGTGACATGA
- a CDS encoding maleate cis-trans isomerase family protein, producing the protein MTTVGLLYPGHSGEDDYPRIEALLTGVNVPLVHTDIGEDAHRLDALLEMGAPDRLSAGVEELRLSGAESVVWACTSGSFVYGWEGAHEQIRALALAAGLPASSTSFGFVHAVREVGAGRVAVAATYPEDVTELFARFLKDAGVEVVASRAAGVITAAEVATWAPERVVEFVRAADHPAAEAVLVPDTALHTVGCLPELEAAVGKPVLTANQVTVWEGLRLAERRGAWSAELGALFARKE; encoded by the coding sequence ATGACGACGGTGGGCCTGCTCTACCCCGGGCACTCCGGCGAGGACGACTACCCCCGCATCGAGGCGCTGCTCACCGGCGTCAACGTGCCGCTCGTCCACACCGACATCGGCGAGGACGCCCACCGGCTCGACGCGCTGCTCGAGATGGGCGCGCCCGACCGGCTCTCGGCCGGCGTGGAGGAGCTGCGCCTGTCCGGCGCGGAGTCGGTGGTGTGGGCGTGCACCAGCGGATCGTTCGTGTACGGCTGGGAGGGCGCCCACGAGCAGATCCGCGCCCTCGCCCTGGCGGCCGGGCTCCCCGCCTCCAGCACGTCGTTCGGCTTCGTCCACGCGGTACGCGAGGTGGGCGCCGGGCGGGTCGCGGTGGCGGCCACGTACCCCGAGGACGTCACGGAACTGTTCGCCCGCTTCCTGAAGGACGCCGGTGTCGAGGTGGTCGCCTCCCGGGCGGCCGGCGTGATCACCGCGGCCGAGGTCGCGACCTGGGCGCCGGAGCGGGTGGTGGAGTTCGTCCGGGCGGCCGACCACCCCGCCGCGGAGGCGGTCCTCGTGCCGGACACGGCCCTGCACACGGTGGGGTGCCTGCCGGAGCTGGAGGCGGCGGTCGGCAAGCCGGTGCTCACCGCGAACCAGGTGACCGTCTGGGAGGGCCTGCGGCTCGCGGAGCGGCGGGGGGCGTGGTCGGCGGAGCTGGGCGCGCTGTTCGCCCGGAAGGAATAA
- a CDS encoding LLM class flavin-dependent oxidoreductase, which translates to MSDDAIRGTDAVRGVTYGTAPVPLSVLDLVTVGSGRTAGQALSTSVTLAQLAERRGYHRHWVAEHHSMPGVASSSPAVILAHLAAHTSRIRLGSGGVMLPNHAPLVIAEQFGTLEAMAPGRIDLGLGRAPGTDGATAAALRRTERLSEGADEFPEQLAELVRFLDDDFPDGHPYARIHAVPGPVQGPAGRPPVWLLGSSGFSARLAGMLGLPFAFAHHFSARNTVPALELYRDSFRPSATLDAPYAVIGVAALAADDEREARRQVLTGALSMLRLRTGRPGLIPTPEEAEAYAFSAAERDFTDGWLATIVHGTPDAVRDGLDALQKRTGADELMITANVHGAEARLRSYELIADAYALPDGL; encoded by the coding sequence GTGAGTGACGACGCGATACGAGGCACGGACGCGGTTCGCGGGGTGACGTACGGGACCGCGCCCGTGCCCCTGTCCGTACTGGACCTGGTGACCGTGGGCAGCGGCCGGACCGCCGGCCAGGCCCTGTCGACCAGCGTCACCCTCGCCCAGCTCGCCGAGCGGCGCGGCTACCACCGCCACTGGGTGGCCGAACACCACTCCATGCCCGGCGTCGCCTCCTCCTCCCCGGCCGTCATCCTCGCCCACCTCGCCGCCCACACCTCCCGCATCCGGCTCGGCTCGGGCGGCGTCATGCTCCCCAACCACGCGCCCCTCGTCATCGCCGAACAGTTCGGCACCCTCGAAGCCATGGCACCGGGCCGGATCGACCTGGGCCTCGGCCGGGCGCCCGGCACCGACGGCGCCACCGCCGCCGCGCTGCGCCGCACCGAGCGGCTCAGCGAGGGCGCCGACGAGTTCCCCGAGCAGCTCGCCGAACTCGTCCGGTTCCTCGACGACGACTTCCCGGACGGGCACCCGTACGCCCGGATCCACGCCGTACCCGGCCCCGTGCAGGGCCCGGCCGGGCGCCCGCCGGTGTGGCTGCTGGGATCGTCCGGGTTCAGCGCGCGGCTGGCGGGCATGCTGGGGCTCCCGTTCGCCTTCGCCCACCACTTCTCGGCGCGCAACACCGTCCCGGCGTTGGAGCTGTACCGCGACTCCTTCCGGCCCTCCGCGACGCTGGACGCGCCCTACGCGGTGATCGGGGTCGCCGCCCTCGCCGCGGACGACGAGCGCGAGGCGCGGCGGCAGGTCCTGACCGGCGCGCTGTCGATGCTCCGGCTGCGCACCGGCCGGCCCGGCCTGATCCCGACGCCGGAGGAGGCGGAGGCGTACGCGTTCAGCGCCGCCGAGCGCGACTTCACCGACGGCTGGCTCGCCACCATCGTGCACGGCACGCCCGACGCGGTCCGGGACGGCCTGGACGCCCTCCAGAAGCGCACGGGCGCGGACGAGCTCATGATCACCGCCAACGTCCACGGCGCGGAAGCCCGCCTGCGCTCCTACGAACTCATAGCCGACGCCTACGCCCTCCCGGACGGCCTCTGA
- a CDS encoding nuclear transport factor 2 family protein: MSSPNIELIRRFWAGYATGDLDAVLWPDAVWHVPGDHPLAGSHRGADGITTYLEGLATGDLTADVRYTGADETHVVEVHHCESHRGDGTDIAMDWVLVFRIDRGRIAEIRHFPADQAAVDEFFNVLVGG; encoded by the coding sequence ATGAGCAGTCCCAACATCGAGTTGATCAGGCGCTTCTGGGCCGGGTACGCCACCGGCGACCTCGACGCGGTGCTGTGGCCGGACGCGGTGTGGCACGTGCCGGGCGACCACCCGCTGGCGGGCAGCCACCGCGGGGCGGACGGGATCACGACGTACCTCGAGGGCCTGGCGACGGGCGACCTGACGGCGGACGTCCGGTACACGGGGGCCGACGAGACCCATGTGGTGGAGGTCCACCACTGTGAGAGCCACCGGGGGGACGGCACGGACATCGCCATGGACTGGGTGCTGGTCTTCCGTATCGACCGGGGACGCATCGCGGAGATCCGGCACTTTCCGGCGGACCAGGCGGCGGTCGACGAGTTCTTCAACGTCCTGGTGGGCGGCTAG
- a CDS encoding LysR family transcriptional regulator, whose translation MDIDTRLLRYFAAVAEEGHLTRAAERLFISQPALTKQVKQLEAQLGVELFVRSRNGMTLTAAGAALAAAVPAVLDAWGTALSATKVAAARAARVLRVGFVASAANELTQHIIAEFARRRPGWRVRMLQTGWDDPTAGLAGGAADVALLRLPFPGQERVGVEVLLTEDRCLALPAAHRLADREVIDFHEVLDEPFVATPDASGWWRDYWLAVDAREGHPVTVGAVAGNPDEWLNAIANGYGISLTPEATARFYQRPDVVYRPVRGVSHSQVGVAWVREGEVPQVVRDFVRSAVTVSRRVSPG comes from the coding sequence ATGGACATCGACACCCGGCTGTTGCGGTACTTCGCCGCCGTCGCCGAAGAGGGCCATCTCACGCGCGCGGCCGAGCGGTTGTTCATCTCGCAGCCCGCACTGACCAAGCAGGTGAAGCAACTGGAGGCGCAGCTGGGCGTCGAGCTGTTCGTACGTTCCCGAAACGGCATGACCCTCACCGCGGCGGGTGCCGCGCTGGCCGCGGCCGTGCCCGCCGTACTCGACGCCTGGGGCACCGCGCTGAGCGCCACGAAGGTGGCGGCCGCACGGGCCGCCCGGGTGCTGCGGGTGGGGTTCGTGGCCTCGGCGGCCAACGAGCTGACCCAGCACATCATCGCCGAGTTCGCCCGCCGCCGCCCCGGCTGGCGGGTGCGCATGCTCCAGACCGGCTGGGACGACCCGACGGCCGGACTCGCGGGCGGCGCGGCGGACGTGGCGCTGCTGCGGCTGCCGTTCCCGGGCCAGGAGCGGGTGGGCGTGGAGGTGCTGCTCACCGAGGACCGCTGCCTCGCGCTGCCGGCCGCGCACCGGCTGGCGGACCGCGAGGTGATCGACTTCCACGAGGTCCTCGACGAACCGTTCGTCGCCACCCCGGACGCCTCCGGCTGGTGGCGGGACTACTGGCTGGCCGTCGACGCGCGCGAGGGGCACCCGGTGACGGTCGGCGCGGTGGCCGGGAACCCGGACGAGTGGCTCAACGCCATAGCGAACGGCTACGGCATCAGCCTCACCCCGGAGGCCACCGCCCGCTTCTACCAGCGGCCCGACGTGGTCTACCGGCCGGTGCGCGGGGTGAGCCACAGCCAGGTGGGCGTCGCCTGGGTGCGTGAGGGGGAAGTGCCGCAGGTGGTACGGGACTTCGTCCGCAGTGCAGTGACCGTGAGCCGGCGGGTCAGTCCGGGCTGA
- a CDS encoding putative bifunctional diguanylate cyclase/phosphodiesterase, which translates to MNGTSEGPGAAAVSPTGTAPRPVTESDETVEEPRPWAAVARVPAKTPDGPAADDYRAAFNAAHIAMAVVDPEGHVVTANEALATLLGTDTASLREQAAADLVDLASDSRTWHAYHEVLRGRRSRFRCTRRLKHPDGRSLWAEVTVAPVTAGRGVLLSIADISDRRQLQARLRHLQMHDPVTRLPNRTLFFERLTSALENSSYDDGGTGRIGLCYLDLDGFKAVNDTLGHRVGDRLLAAVAARLTECADGDGHTRGGGHLVARLGGDEFAILVEDSTGTEQLADLARSVLASVQRPFDLAGQRLSVSASIGVVERTAAGTTVNGLMQAADTTLYWAKADGKARWTLFDPERNAHRMTRQALSSTLRPAIERGEFALEYQPLVGMSDGTVRGVEALVRWNHPQFGCLAPNRFIGIAEEDGSIVQLGRWVLRTACLQARRWELDHPGERPLFVSVNVAVRQVWDSDLVADVAEILAETGLAPHLLQLELTESAVMGSAGRPLQALQALSDMGVRIAIDDFGTGYSNLAYLSRLPVSVLKLDGSFVRGFQDEEHPNPADEVIVEALVQLAHRLGLTVTAECVETSGQAARLRRIGCDTGQGWLYSRAVAAERIAELIGISPD; encoded by the coding sequence GTGAACGGAACCTCCGAAGGACCGGGAGCTGCGGCAGTCTCACCGACCGGAACCGCCCCGCGGCCGGTCACAGAGAGTGATGAAACTGTCGAGGAACCGCGCCCCTGGGCCGCCGTCGCTCGCGTCCCGGCGAAGACGCCCGACGGGCCCGCCGCGGACGACTACCGTGCCGCCTTCAACGCCGCCCACATCGCCATGGCGGTCGTGGACCCCGAGGGGCACGTGGTGACCGCGAACGAGGCCCTGGCCACCCTCCTCGGCACGGACACCGCGTCCCTGCGCGAGCAGGCCGCCGCCGACCTCGTGGACCTCGCGTCCGACAGCCGCACCTGGCACGCGTACCACGAGGTGCTGCGCGGCCGCCGCTCCAGATTCCGGTGCACGCGCCGCCTGAAACATCCCGACGGGCGCTCCCTGTGGGCCGAGGTGACCGTCGCGCCGGTCACGGCCGGCCGGGGCGTACTGCTGTCGATCGCGGACATCAGCGACCGTCGCCAGCTCCAGGCCCGGCTGCGGCACCTCCAGATGCACGACCCGGTGACCCGGCTGCCCAACCGCACCCTGTTCTTCGAGCGCCTGACCTCCGCGCTGGAGAACTCCTCGTACGACGACGGCGGCACCGGCCGCATCGGCCTGTGCTACCTGGACCTCGACGGCTTCAAGGCGGTCAACGACACCCTCGGGCACCGCGTCGGCGACCGGCTGCTGGCCGCGGTGGCCGCCCGGCTCACCGAGTGCGCCGACGGCGACGGCCACACCCGCGGCGGCGGGCACCTCGTGGCCCGGCTCGGCGGCGACGAGTTCGCGATCCTCGTCGAGGACTCCACCGGCACCGAACAGCTCGCCGACCTCGCCCGCTCCGTACTGGCTTCCGTTCAGCGGCCGTTCGACCTCGCCGGACAGCGGCTGTCGGTCTCGGCCTCCATCGGGGTCGTCGAACGGACCGCCGCCGGCACCACCGTCAACGGGCTGATGCAGGCCGCCGACACCACGCTGTACTGGGCCAAGGCCGACGGCAAGGCGCGCTGGACGCTCTTCGACCCCGAGCGCAACGCCCACCGGATGACCCGGCAGGCGCTCTCCTCCACCCTCCGCCCGGCGATCGAGCGGGGCGAGTTCGCCCTGGAGTACCAGCCACTGGTGGGGATGTCGGACGGCACCGTGCGGGGCGTGGAGGCGCTGGTCCGCTGGAACCACCCGCAGTTCGGCTGCCTGGCGCCGAATCGGTTCATCGGAATTGCTGAAGAGGACGGGTCGATCGTCCAGCTCGGCCGCTGGGTGCTGCGCACCGCGTGCCTCCAGGCCCGGCGGTGGGAGCTCGACCACCCCGGCGAGCGCCCGCTGTTCGTGAGCGTGAACGTCGCCGTACGCCAGGTGTGGGACTCCGACCTGGTCGCGGACGTGGCCGAGATCCTCGCCGAGACCGGGCTCGCCCCGCACCTGCTCCAGCTGGAGCTGACCGAGTCGGCGGTGATGGGCTCGGCCGGACGCCCGCTCCAGGCCCTCCAGGCGCTCAGCGACATGGGCGTACGGATCGCCATCGACGACTTCGGCACCGGCTACTCCAACCTCGCCTACCTCAGCCGCCTCCCCGTGTCGGTCCTGAAACTGGACGGGTCCTTCGTCCGGGGCTTCCAGGACGAGGAGCACCCGAACCCGGCCGACGAGGTGATCGTCGAGGCCCTGGTGCAGCTGGCGCACCGGCTGGGGCTGACCGTCACCGCCGAGTGCGTGGAGACGTCCGGCCAGGCGGCCCGGCTGCGCCGCATCGGCTGCGACACGGGCCAGGGCTGGCTCTACTCCCGCGCGGTCGCCGCGGAACGGATCGCCGAACTGATCGGGATCAGCCCGGACTGA
- a CDS encoding M6 family metalloprotease domain-containing protein, giving the protein MEGQQTPDGVERRRLRTTAAGLFALVALAATGLVAGPASAAPAAGPCALPRTDAHHSLGLDTWNGAYPKPTRRLDALMVFLSFPDSRPLTAPDALAADYFPATSHFFQRASYGKFSLRPHPRRDWIRMPHPSTAYAIRRDWEPERRAAYLKDALAAADPVVDFSRYDIVYLVADPDAPGVDSDATKVVNFNTPLHADGTPIKRVVTVFERHPPDRNVLAHETGHVFDLPDLYHRPMDGKGDWDTHVGDWDVMGSQFALAPELFGWHKWKLGWLDRRQVHCVGEPGSSRFTLEPLAAAPERGASVGTRLAVVRTGSNTALAIEARGATGNDRGTCTEGVLIYRVRTDAVSGAGPVEVIDTHPSTDACFDRSVYPPLADAPLRVGETFTVPGEDARVEVADRTPTGTWTVRVSVP; this is encoded by the coding sequence GTGGAGGGTCAGCAGACACCCGACGGAGTGGAACGCCGGCGCCTGCGCACCACCGCCGCGGGCCTCTTCGCCCTCGTCGCGCTCGCCGCCACCGGACTCGTCGCCGGTCCCGCGAGCGCCGCGCCCGCGGCGGGCCCATGCGCCCTCCCGCGCACCGACGCGCATCACTCACTCGGCCTCGACACCTGGAACGGCGCCTACCCCAAGCCCACCCGGCGGCTCGACGCCCTGATGGTGTTCCTGTCGTTCCCGGACTCCCGGCCGCTGACCGCCCCCGATGCCCTCGCCGCCGACTACTTCCCCGCCACCAGCCACTTCTTCCAGCGGGCCTCCTACGGCAAGTTCAGCCTGCGGCCCCACCCGCGCCGCGACTGGATCCGGATGCCGCACCCCTCCACCGCGTACGCCATACGGCGCGACTGGGAGCCGGAGCGGCGCGCCGCCTACCTCAAGGACGCGCTCGCCGCCGCGGACCCGGTGGTCGACTTCTCGCGGTACGACATCGTCTACCTGGTGGCCGACCCGGACGCGCCCGGTGTCGACTCCGACGCCACCAAGGTCGTCAACTTCAACACCCCGCTCCACGCCGACGGCACCCCGATCAAGCGCGTGGTCACCGTCTTCGAACGGCACCCGCCGGACCGCAACGTCCTCGCCCACGAGACCGGCCACGTGTTCGACCTGCCGGACCTCTACCACCGGCCGATGGACGGCAAGGGCGACTGGGACACCCATGTGGGTGACTGGGACGTGATGGGCAGCCAGTTCGCCCTGGCCCCGGAACTCTTCGGCTGGCACAAGTGGAAGCTGGGCTGGCTCGACCGGCGCCAGGTCCACTGCGTGGGTGAACCGGGCAGCAGCCGGTTCACGCTGGAACCCCTCGCCGCCGCGCCCGAGCGGGGTGCCTCGGTCGGCACCCGCCTGGCCGTCGTCCGGACCGGCAGCAACACCGCCCTGGCGATCGAGGCGCGCGGGGCGACCGGCAACGACCGGGGCACCTGCACCGAGGGCGTGCTGATCTACCGGGTGCGCACGGACGCCGTGTCCGGCGCCGGCCCCGTGGAGGTCATCGACACCCACCCGTCCACCGACGCCTGCTTCGACCGGTCCGTCTACCCGCCGCTGGCCGACGCCCCCCTGCGCGTGGGGGAGACCTTCACGGTGCCGGGGGAGGACGCCCGCGTCGAGGTCGCCGACCGGACGCCGACGGGCACCTGGACCGTACGGGTCTCGGTGCCGTGA
- a CDS encoding bifunctional DNA primase/polymerase: MSAWLRNESPLDHATEVTAAGADWLTSAAAYPRSTLALWEARPTAPAVLPCGAAFDVVSVESVFGRRMLDRLWGEGPGSGPVAVHRGRMLLFTAPGTAHRLPSLLRWEEWGGAVPPLLCHGTGDAVTVPPLVPGGTEGTGVPRWLVAPDTRHPWLPGPEVVLWACVRAARAGAAAGVRVSIFPPADQGAKVYDVSRRR, from the coding sequence ATGAGCGCATGGCTGCGAAACGAATCGCCCCTCGATCACGCCACCGAGGTCACGGCGGCCGGAGCCGACTGGCTGACGTCGGCGGCGGCCTACCCGCGTTCCACCCTCGCCCTGTGGGAGGCGCGCCCGACCGCGCCGGCGGTGCTGCCGTGCGGCGCGGCCTTCGACGTGGTGAGCGTGGAGTCGGTCTTCGGGCGCCGCATGCTCGACCGGCTGTGGGGCGAGGGCCCCGGTTCGGGCCCGGTCGCCGTCCACCGGGGGCGGATGCTGCTGTTCACCGCGCCGGGCACGGCCCACCGGCTGCCGTCGCTGCTCCGCTGGGAGGAGTGGGGCGGCGCTGTGCCGCCGCTGCTCTGCCACGGCACCGGGGACGCGGTGACCGTCCCGCCGCTGGTTCCCGGGGGCACGGAGGGCACGGGCGTACCGCGCTGGCTGGTGGCGCCGGACACCCGGCATCCGTGGCTGCCGGGGCCGGAGGTCGTCCTGTGGGCGTGTGTGCGGGCGGCACGGGCGGGGGCGGCCGCGGGGGTGCGGGTTTCGATTTTTCCTCCCGCCGATCAGGGTGCTAAGGTCTACGACGTCAGCAGGCGCCGCTAG
- a CDS encoding AAA domain-containing protein has product MTSTAFDPSAEAAGATRRILDDTLHGDARGVVVDSPPGAGKSTLVVRAALELAAAGRPLMVVAQTNAQVDDLVLRLAEKEPDLPVGRLHSNDADPYDKALDDLAGVRKSARAADLAGLDVVISTAAKWAHVKGVEPWGHAIVDEAYQMRSDALLAVAGLFERALFVGDPGQLDPFSVVGADQWAGLSYDPSASAVSTLLAHNPDLPQHRLPVSWRLPASAAPLVSDAFYPYTPFRSGTGPGDRRLSFGVPSDGSGPDRVLDEAAASGWGLLELPARHTPRTDPEAVRAVALVVRRLLDRGGAAVSERSADPVPLTPDRIAVGTAHRDQAAAVRAALAELGVAGVTVDTANRLQGREYDVTVVLHPLSGRPDATAFHLETGRLCVLASRHRHACVVVCRAGVADLLDEHPSTEPVQLGVTVKFPDGWEANHAVLSHLSEHRVRWSP; this is encoded by the coding sequence GTGACGTCCACCGCCTTCGACCCGTCCGCCGAGGCCGCCGGGGCGACCCGCCGCATCCTCGACGACACGCTGCACGGCGACGCGCGGGGCGTCGTGGTGGACTCGCCGCCCGGCGCGGGCAAGTCCACGCTGGTGGTGCGCGCCGCGCTGGAGCTCGCGGCGGCCGGCCGGCCCCTGATGGTCGTCGCGCAGACCAACGCCCAGGTCGACGACCTGGTCCTGCGCCTCGCCGAGAAGGAGCCCGACCTGCCGGTGGGCCGGCTGCACAGCAACGACGCCGACCCGTACGACAAGGCGCTCGACGACCTCGCGGGCGTACGGAAGTCGGCCAGGGCGGCGGACCTCGCGGGGCTGGACGTGGTGATCTCCACGGCCGCGAAGTGGGCGCATGTGAAGGGCGTCGAGCCGTGGGGGCACGCCATCGTCGACGAGGCGTACCAGATGCGGTCGGACGCGCTGCTGGCGGTGGCGGGGCTGTTCGAGCGGGCGCTGTTCGTGGGTGACCCGGGGCAGCTGGACCCGTTCTCGGTGGTCGGCGCGGACCAGTGGGCCGGGTTGTCGTACGACCCGTCGGCGAGCGCGGTGTCGACGCTGCTGGCGCACAACCCGGACCTGCCGCAGCACCGGCTGCCGGTCTCGTGGCGGCTCCCGGCGTCGGCGGCGCCCCTCGTCTCGGACGCCTTCTACCCGTACACGCCGTTCCGCAGCGGGACCGGCCCGGGTGACCGGCGGCTGTCCTTCGGGGTGCCGTCGGACGGTTCGGGCCCGGACCGGGTGCTGGACGAGGCGGCCGCGTCGGGCTGGGGCCTGCTGGAGCTGCCGGCCCGGCACACACCGCGCACGGACCCGGAGGCGGTACGGGCGGTGGCGCTGGTCGTGCGGCGGCTGCTGGACCGCGGCGGGGCGGCCGTCTCGGAGCGGTCGGCGGACCCGGTGCCGCTCACCCCGGACCGGATCGCGGTCGGCACCGCCCACCGCGACCAGGCGGCGGCGGTGCGGGCCGCGCTCGCGGAGCTGGGCGTCGCGGGCGTCACGGTCGACACGGCGAACCGCCTCCAGGGGCGGGAGTACGACGTGACGGTCGTCCTCCACCCCCTGTCGGGCCGCCCCGACGCGACGGCCTTCCACCTGGAGACGGGCCGCCTCTGCGTCCTGGCCTCCCGCCACCGCCACGCCTGCGTCGTCGTCTGCCGCGCGGGCGTCGCCGACCTCCTGGACGAACACCCCTCCACGGAACCGGTCCAGCTCGGCGTCACGGTGAAGTTCCCGGACGGCTGGGAAGCCAACCACGCGGTCCTGTCGCACCTGTCGGAACACCGGGTGAGGTGGTCGCCGTAG